The Geoalkalibacter subterraneus genome contains the following window.
AGTGACGTGGAGGCCGGCACGGCGCTCTTTGCCGTGGACCCCAGGGAGATGCAGGCCGCCCTGAGTGCAGCCAAGGCAACGCTTGATCGCGCCCTGGCCACCGAGGCCAATGCCGCTCAGGATGTGCAGCGCTACAAGGGACTGGTGGAAGAGCAGGCAATCAGTCAGCAGGAGTACGACTCGGCGGTCGCCCGGTTGCGCACCGCCCAGGCGGATGTGTCCCAGGCCAGGGCCCAACTGGATGCCGCGCAATTGAATCTGGACTACACCACCATCAGGACCCCGATTGCCGGTCGCGCCGGCCGGGCCGAAGTGACCGAAGGCGCGCTGGTCAGCGCAGCCGAAGCGACCTTATTGACGCGCGTGGAGCAGTTTGATCGGGTTTATGTGAATTTTTCCCAATCCAGTTCGAAGCTGCTGCTGATCCGTTCGCAATTGGCCTCGGGCGAACTGATCGAGCCAGAGGGGGACGGTGTCGTCGTCACCCTGACCCTGGAGGATGGCAGCGAGTTCGATCAGGTCGGGCGGATGGACTTCTACGCCATGACGATAGACCCGGCGCTGGGCACCGTTGCCCTGCGCGCGGAATTCCCGAACCCGGGCCGCCTGTTGTTGCCCGGGCAGTTCGTCAATGCGCGTATCTACGCAGGGATTCGACCAGAGGGAATGTTAGTGCCGCAACGCGCGGTGCAGATGACCGATCAGGGCCCCACTGTGCGGCTGGTCAATGATGAAGATACGGTGGTGGTGCAAGCCATCACCGTGGGTGAGCTGCGTGATGGCCAATGGGTTGTCACCGCAGGGCTGCAATCCGGGGACAGGGTGATCGTCTCCGGCTTGCAAAAGGCCCGCCCAGGCCAGAAGGTGCGCATTGCCGGGGGGGCGGACGATGCGGCGCAAGCGATACCCGCCGCTGGAGACCAGGGTGCCGAGGGGGCTGGTACTCCATGACGCCGCATTTCTTTATCAAGCGCCCGGTCTTTGCCTGGGTCGTTGCGCTGATCATTGGGCTCGGTGGCCTGCTCGCATTGAACAACCTGGCTGTCGAGCAGTATCCGACGATTGCGCCGCCCTCTCTCAGCATCGGCGTGACTTATCCGGGTGCAGACGCTTCGGTGCTGGAAACCAATGTCACCCAGGTCATAGAGCAGGAGCTCAATGGCGTCGAAGGTTTCCTGTATATGCAGGCAACCAGTCGTTCCAATGGCACCGCATCCATTGATCTGACGTTCGAGGCCGGCACCGATATCGATAATGCGCAGATGGATGTTCAGAACCGTCTGCGCCGCGTGGAACAGCGCCTGCCCGAGGAGGTTCGGCGCCAAGGCGTGCGGGTCAACCAGGCATCCTCTAATTTTTTGATGATCGTCGCGTTGACCTCGAAAAACGGCGGACACTCGGCACTCGAGTTGGGCAATTTCGCCTCGGCCCAGGTGGTCGACGAGCTGCGCCGGGTACCCGGGGTGGGTGATATTCGGGAGTTTTCCACCCAGTATGCGATGCGCATCTGGCTGGATTCCGACAAGCTGGCGAACTTCAGCCTATCGGCTGCCGAAGTGCTGGCGGCGGTTCAGGAGCAGAACAGCCAGTCTGCTGGTGGCGCGCTGGGCGATCTGCCCAATACCGACAATATTGAGATCACCGCAACGATTCAGACCCGGGGGCGCATGACCACCCCGGAGGAATTCGCCCAGATCATTCTGCGCGCCAACTCCGATGGGTCCGCCATACGTCTGGGTGATGTCGCGCGGGTAGAGCTTGGCGCAGAGAACTATCTCACCCGGGTGGAGATCAACGGCCAGGAAGTCGCGGGTATGGCCGTGCAACTGACTCCAGGCGCCAACGCCCTGGCAGTGGCCGAGGGCATCAGGAACCGGCTGCGCGAATTGGAACGCGGTTTCCCTGAAGACATCGGCTGGATCGTGCCCTATGACACCACGCCTTTTATCAGCGCCTCGATCAAGGAGGTGGTGATCACCCTGGCAGTGGCCATGCTGCTGGTGTTCATGGTGATGTTCACCTTTCTGCAGAGCTGGCGTGCCACGGTCATTCCGACCATCGTCGTGCCCATCGCGTTGGCGGGGTCCTGCATGGGGTTATGGCTGTTCGGCTTCTCGATCAATCTGCTCAGTCTGTTCGCGATGATTCTGGCCATCGGCACCCTGGTGGATGACGCCATCGTGGTGGTCGAGAACGTCGAACGCTTGATGAAAGAAGAGGGGTTGAACGCTTACCGGGCCACCGTCAAGGCGATGGATCAGGTGACCTCGGCGGTCATAGGCACCACGCTGGTGCTGATCGCGGTGTTTTTACCCATGGCATTCTTTCCTGGATCCACCGGCGGCATCTATCGGCAGTTTTCGGTCACTCTGGCCATCTCGGTGGGTGTATCGACCATCCTGGCGCTGTCCCTGACGCCGGCCTTGTGTGCGGCATTGCTGCGCCCGCCACCGCCCGAGGGCCAGCGGCCGCCGCTGGGCAAGCGGGTTTTTGCGCCGTTTAACCGCTTTATCGACCGCATGACGAACCGCTATCAGGGGGGCGTCGGTGCCATTCTGGTCCGGCCGCTGCGCTTTCTGCTGCTGTTCGTCAGCCTGGCGGTCATTGCTGGACTGCTGTTCTTGCGCTTGCCGGGCAGTTTCATTCCGGCCGAAGACCAGGGTTCGGTGCTCACCGCGGTTCAGGGCCCGCCAGGCTCCACTGCGGCACGTACCGATCGGGTCGTGGACCAGGTCAGGGCGTATTACGAGCAACTGCCCCAGGTGGAGAACGTGGTGTTTATCCGGGGTTTCAGCTTCTTTGGTCAGGGTCAGGCCCATGCCCTGTCCTTTGTCACCCTGTTGCCGTGGGACCAACGGCCTGGTGTGGAAAACAGCGCACAGGCGCTGGTGCAACGGGCCATGGGGGCACTCAGTTCCATCAGGGAGGCCAATGTCTTTGTCCTGAACCCGCCGTCGATTCCCTCCATGGGTGTGGCTGGCGGCTTTACCTTCAAGTTGCAGGACCGCTCTGGCGCTGGCGCCGAAGCGTTGCTGGCCGCGCGCGACCAGTTGCTGGCGGCGGCCAGCCGGAGTGAAGTGCTGACCGGCGTGCGGCCGGAGGGCGAGGAAGAGACGCCACGTCTGCGGGTGGACGTGGATCGGATCAAGGCGCGCGCGCTGGGGCTGTCGATCAACGACATCAATGCCACGCTGAGCATCACTTTCGGAAGTGCCTACGCCAACGACTTCAGCCGTGAAGGGCGCATTCACCGGGTGCTGCTGCAAGCCGACGCGCCCTTCCGCATGACCCCGGAAGATGTCCTCGACCTCACCGTGCGCACGGCGCAGGGCGATATCGTGCCCTTTGGCGCCTTTACCACCGTGGACTGGACCGCAGGACCCTCGCAATTGCAGCGCTATAACGGCTACCCGGCGACCACGATTTCCGGCAGTGCAGCCCCGGGGCGCTCATCCGGGCAGGCCATGGCCGAAATGGAACGACTGGCGGCAGATTTGCCGGAAGGGTTTGGCTTCGAATGGACCGGGCTGTCCTACGAGGAGCAGCAGGCAGCGGGCCAGGTGGGTGCACTGATGGGCCTGTCGATCCTGATCGTGCTGCTGGTCCTGGCCGCGCTCTATGAGAGCTGGACCATTCCCCTGGCGGTGCTGCTGGTGGTGCCCCTGGGCGTGCTCGGAGCGGTGCTGTTTTCCCTGTCCCGGGGGTTGCCGTCGGATGTGTACTTCAACGTCGGTCTGATCACGGTGATCGGTCTGTCCACCAAGAACGCGATTCTCATCATCGAGTTTGCCATCGCGGAAGAGGGCAAGGGCAAGAGCCTGATGGACGCGACCATGGCGGCGGTCAAGCTGCGCCTGCGGCCGATCCTGATGACCTCGCTGACATTCATTCTCGGCATGCTGCCGCTGGTGATTGCCACGGGTCCGGGGGCTGCCAGCCGCATCGCGGTAGGTACCGGGGTGATGGGCGGGATGATCATGGCGACCGCGCTGGGCGTGTTTTTCACGCCGCTGTTCTATCTTGCGGTACGTCGTTGGTTGACACCCAGGAAGCCACCGCGCGCCGAGGGCGATGGCGACGACGCAGGCGCAACGGATGGGCAGGAGTCGCGCCATGCATAAGCTCACGGCTTGTCTGTTTGCCTTGATCCTGACCGGGTGCCAGCTGGCGCCTGAATATCAGCGGCCCGAGTCACCGGTGCCGGCCTCCTACCCGGAAGGGGAGGCCCTGACGGACGAACGTCATTTCGTTGCCGCCGAGTTGCCCTGGCAAGCCTTTTTTGCCGACCCGCGACTGCGGGTGCTGATTCGCCAGGCATTGGCAAACAATCGTGATTTGCAGGCGGCGGTGCACCGGATCGAAGAGGCGCGCGGCCTGTATCGCGTGCAGCGTGCCGACCGTTTCCCTTCCCTGGGTATCGGCGCGGATGCGACCCGCGGGCGCTTCAATCCGGGCGGCGCCCAAGCGGTGCCCGGCAGTGGCGGCTCGGTTTCCGAT
Protein-coding sequences here:
- a CDS encoding efflux RND transporter periplasmic adaptor subunit, whose amino-acid sequence is MRHTASISPLFFLALLLGACGEQEAAPRAPSAPEVQVQVMRAEPIDNIIEAPGRVQALRTAEIRARVNGIIEKRLYAEGSDVEAGTALFAVDPREMQAALSAAKATLDRALATEANAAQDVQRYKGLVEEQAISQQEYDSAVARLRTAQADVSQARAQLDAAQLNLDYTTIRTPIAGRAGRAEVTEGALVSAAEATLLTRVEQFDRVYVNFSQSSSKLLLIRSQLASGELIEPEGDGVVVTLTLEDGSEFDQVGRMDFYAMTIDPALGTVALRAEFPNPGRLLLPGQFVNARIYAGIRPEGMLVPQRAVQMTDQGPTVRLVNDEDTVVVQAITVGELRDGQWVVTAGLQSGDRVIVSGLQKARPGQKVRIAGGADDAAQAIPAAGDQGAEGAGTP
- a CDS encoding multidrug efflux RND transporter permease subunit — protein: MTPHFFIKRPVFAWVVALIIGLGGLLALNNLAVEQYPTIAPPSLSIGVTYPGADASVLETNVTQVIEQELNGVEGFLYMQATSRSNGTASIDLTFEAGTDIDNAQMDVQNRLRRVEQRLPEEVRRQGVRVNQASSNFLMIVALTSKNGGHSALELGNFASAQVVDELRRVPGVGDIREFSTQYAMRIWLDSDKLANFSLSAAEVLAAVQEQNSQSAGGALGDLPNTDNIEITATIQTRGRMTTPEEFAQIILRANSDGSAIRLGDVARVELGAENYLTRVEINGQEVAGMAVQLTPGANALAVAEGIRNRLRELERGFPEDIGWIVPYDTTPFISASIKEVVITLAVAMLLVFMVMFTFLQSWRATVIPTIVVPIALAGSCMGLWLFGFSINLLSLFAMILAIGTLVDDAIVVVENVERLMKEEGLNAYRATVKAMDQVTSAVIGTTLVLIAVFLPMAFFPGSTGGIYRQFSVTLAISVGVSTILALSLTPALCAALLRPPPPEGQRPPLGKRVFAPFNRFIDRMTNRYQGGVGAILVRPLRFLLLFVSLAVIAGLLFLRLPGSFIPAEDQGSVLTAVQGPPGSTAARTDRVVDQVRAYYEQLPQVENVVFIRGFSFFGQGQAHALSFVTLLPWDQRPGVENSAQALVQRAMGALSSIREANVFVLNPPSIPSMGVAGGFTFKLQDRSGAGAEALLAARDQLLAAASRSEVLTGVRPEGEEETPRLRVDVDRIKARALGLSINDINATLSITFGSAYANDFSREGRIHRVLLQADAPFRMTPEDVLDLTVRTAQGDIVPFGAFTTVDWTAGPSQLQRYNGYPATTISGSAAPGRSSGQAMAEMERLAADLPEGFGFEWTGLSYEEQQAAGQVGALMGLSILIVLLVLAALYESWTIPLAVLLVVPLGVLGAVLFSLSRGLPSDVYFNVGLITVIGLSTKNAILIIEFAIAEEGKGKSLMDATMAAVKLRLRPILMTSLTFILGMLPLVIATGPGAASRIAVGTGVMGGMIMATALGVFFTPLFYLAVRRWLTPRKPPRAEGDGDDAGATDGQESRHA